One Triticum dicoccoides isolate Atlit2015 ecotype Zavitan chromosome 4B, WEW_v2.0, whole genome shotgun sequence genomic window carries:
- the LOC119294890 gene encoding probable LRR receptor-like serine/threonine-protein kinase At2g16250 → MTRTRARALWAALLLAALAAAAAPGAVRGQGGLASRADLAGLYTLRGALGLRARDWPRKADPCSAWAGVGCRGGRVVSVSLVGLRRTRLGRLAPRFDVDGLRNLSRLESFTAAGFGLPGSIPAWLGAGLAPSFRVLDLSACAVTGEIAASAVAGLSNLTTLNLAGNLLSGQLPAAALAGLPKLGTLNLSGNALSGALPDAVWSLPELRVLDVSQTNLTGALPGAGIAPSATLQTVDLSGNLFYGTVPDTFRQLFNRVMANISGNYFEGNLSSVAGGNVSSEMNCFLDVAGQRRPEDCQQFYAGRGLPYDGPVAAPTPQPAPAPAENKKGRHKNLKYILIGAIGGGVLLLAVVAAVVFCIVRSRRGRSDQRESGAPSAPPGVHGSARAAAATGTTQPSASPASLSKVGDSFAYDQLASATSGFAEERIIKHGHSGDLYHGVLQDGTTVVVKRITNRVARKDAYMTELDLFAKGLHERLVHLMGHCFDKEDEKLLVYRFVRNGDLSCALHRKTGEEEEGMQSLDWIKRLKIATGVAEALCYLHHECTPPMVHRDVQASSILLDDKFEVRLGSLSEVCPQEGESHQNVITKLLRFSSTADQSSSGSPSASCSYDVYCFGKVLLELVTGRLGISASSDGTTSDWLDNTLRYINIYEKELMSKIIDPTLIIDEDHLEEVWAMAIVAKSCLNPRSSKRPPMKYILKALENPLKVVREDNGSSSARLRATSSRGSWNAAFFGSWRHSSSEIGPSRDDNMFKRSETIKSSGGSNGDHSSSRRRQSKEIFPEPSGSRDTED, encoded by the exons ATGacgcgcacgcgcgcgcgcgcgctctGGGCGGCGCTGCTGCTCGCCGCGCTGGCGGCGGCCGCGGCGCCCGGGGCGGTGCGAGGGCAGGGCGGCCTCGCCTCGCGGGCGGATCTCGCGGGGCTCTACACGCTGCGCGGCGCGCTCGGGCTGCGGGCGCGGGACTGGCCGCGCAAGGCGGACCCGTGCTCCGCGTGGGCCGGCGTGGGCTGCCGGGGCGGCCGCGTCGTGTCCGTCAGCCTCGTCGGGCTCAGGCGCACGCGGCTGGGCCGCCTCGCCCCGCGCTTCGACGTCGACGGCCTGCGCAACCTCTCGCGGCTCGAGTCCTTCACCGCCGCCGGCTTCGGCCTCCCCGGCTCCATCCCGGCGTGGCTCGGCGCGGGGCTTGCGCCCTCCTTCCGGGTCCTCGACCTCTCCGCCTGCGCCGTCACGGGGGAGATCGCCGCGTCGGCCGTCGCCGGCCTCAGCAACCTCACCACCCTCAACCTCGCCGGCAACCTGCTCTCCGGGCAACTACCGGCCGCCGCGCTGGCGGGGCTCCCGAAGCTAGGGACCCTCAACCTCTCCGGCAATGCCTTATCCGGCGCGCTACCTGACGCGGTTTGGTCGCTCCCGGAGCTCCGCGTTCTCGATGTGTCTCAAACCAACCTCACTGGCGCACTGCCGGGGGCAGGGATTGCGCCGTCAGCCACCTTGCAGACGGTGGATCTGTCTGGGAACCTATTCTATGGCACCGTGCCGGACACCTTCCGTCAGCTCTTCAACCGGGTGATGGCCAATATCTCTGGGAATTACTTTGAGGGCAATCTATCAAGTGTTGCCGGTGGAAATGTGTCCTCTGAGATGAACTGCTTCCTTGACGTTGCCGGGCAGCGTAGACCGGAGGATTGCCAACAGTTCTACGCTGGGCGTGGACTGCCATACGATGGGCCGGTTGCCGCACCAACGCCACAGCCTGCGCCTGCGCCTGCAGAAAATAAGAAGGGAAGGCACAAGAATTTGAAGTATATATTGATTGGGGCCATCGGTGGCGGGGTACTGCTTCTAGCCGTGGTTGCCGCCGTTGTGTTTTGCATTGTGCGTTCTAGGAGGGGTAGGAGTGACCAGAGGGAAAGCGGCGCTCCAAGTGCACCGCCAGGAGTGCATGGGAGTGCAAGGGCTGCAGCAGCTACTGGTACCACACAGCCTTCTGCCTCGCCCGCAAGTTTGTCAAAGGTCGGCGATTCATTTGCTTATGACCAGCTCGCCAGTGCCACCTCGGGGTTTGCGGAGGAGAGGATTATCAAGCATGGTCATTCAGGTGATCTATACCATGGTGTGCTCCAAGATGGGACCACCGTGGTCGTGAAGAGGATCACTAACCGTGTCGCTAGGAAAGATGCATATATGACGGAGTTAGATTTATTTGCAAAGGGATTGCATGAAAGGCTGGTGCACTTAATGGGTCATTGCTTTGATAAAGAGGACGAGAAGCTGCTCGTGTATAGGTTTGTCCGTAATGGTGACTTGTCATGTGCACTGCACAGAAAgacaggggaggaagaggagggaatgcAATCGTTGGATTGGATAAAGAGGTTGAAGATTGCAACAGGCGTGGCGGAGGCACTGTGCTACCTTCATCACGAGTGTACTCCACCCATGGTTCACAG GGATGTGCAAGCCAGCAGTATCCTCCTTGATGATAAATTTGAAGTGCGTCTTGGAAGTTTGAGTGAAGTTTGCCCTCAAGAAGGGGAAAGTCACCAAAACGTCATCACAAAGCTATTACGATTTTCATC GACGGCGGATCAAAGTTCTTCTG GTTCTCCATCTGCATCATGTTCATACGACGTCTACTGCTTTGGAAAAGTATTGCTGGAGCTGGTGACAGGGAGACTTGGTATCAGTGCATCAAGTGACGGTACAACAAGTGATTGGCTTGATAACACCCTGAGGTACATCAACATTTATGAGAAAGAGCTCATGAGCAAAATCATTGACCCAACCCTCATTATTGATGAGGATCATTTGGAGGAAGTCTGGGCAATGGCAATTGTCGCAAAATCTTGCTTGAATCCTAGGTCTTCGAAACGGCCACCAATGAAATATATCCTAAAAGCACTTGAGAATCCCTTGAAAGTGGTAAGAGAAGATAACGGCTCTAGCTCGGCAAGGTTGAGAGCAACATCTTCAAGGGGTTCGTGGAATGCTGCATTCTTCGGGAGTTGGCGGCATAGCTCGTCAGAGATCGGTCCTTCAAGGGATGATAACATGTTTAAACGGTCAGAGACAATCAAATCATCTGGAGGGAGCAATGGTGATCATTCTTCGTCCCGCAGGAGGCAATCTAAGGAGATCTTCCCCGAGCCATCTGGTTCCCGTGACACAGAGGATTGA